Proteins encoded together in one Prionailurus viverrinus isolate Anna chromosome B1, UM_Priviv_1.0, whole genome shotgun sequence window:
- the LOC125163572 gene encoding voltage-dependent anion-selective channel protein 1-like — MAGPSDQVAQVPHQNDWLPGSQMNSETTKSGGTQSNSPVGYKTDELQLYTNVNDRMEASGSFYQKVNKKLETNVNLAWTAGTSNTDFAIAAKYQMDPDAYFSTTVNSSSLTGLEHIQTVKLAVRLTVSE; from the coding sequence ATGGCGGGGCCTTCAGACCAGGTCGCTCAGGTGCCACATCAAAACGActggctccctggctcccagATGAATTCTGAGACCACAAAGTCTGGAGGGACCCAGAGCAACTCTCCGGTTGGCTACAAGACTGATGAATTGCAGCTTTACACTAATGTAAATGACAGGATGGAGGCTAGTGGTTCCTTTTATCAGAAGGTGAACAAGAAATTGGAGACCAATGTTAATCTGGCCTGGACAGCAGGAACTAGTAACACTGACTTCGCAATAGCAGCCAAGTATCAGATGGACCCTGACGCCTATTTCTCCACCACAGTGAACAGCTCCAGCCTGACAGGGTTAGAACACATTCAGACCGTAAAGCTAGCTGTCAGACTGACTGTGTCAGAGTGA